A genomic segment from Gopherus evgoodei ecotype Sinaloan lineage unplaced genomic scaffold, rGopEvg1_v1.p scaffold_33_arrow_ctg1, whole genome shotgun sequence encodes:
- the LOC115641056 gene encoding lymphocyte antigen 6 complex locus protein G6c-like, producing the protein MKVFFVGLATLLCFAGAEALRCNVCKRKFLLFGCVQGAGETTCGWRERCVNIKASLGKLPLYYRLNCTSVQNCGKVRASDESHLIYDYTCCNTDFCN; encoded by the exons ATGAAGGTTTTTTTTGTGGGACTGGCCACTCTGTTGTGCTTTGCAGGAG CGGAGGCTCTGCGCTGCAATGTCTGCAAACGCAAGTTTCTCCTCTTTGGATGTGTCCAGGGAGCAGGTGAAACGACATGTGGATGGAGGGAGAGATGTGTGAACATTAAAGCTTCTCTTG GGAAATTACCTCTCTACTACCGGCTGAACTGCACCTCGGTGCAAAATTGTGGCAAGGTGAGGGCATCCGACGAGTCTCACCTTATTTATGACTACACCTGCTGCAACACTGATTTCTGCAAttga